One window of the Ureibacillus sp. FSL W7-1570 genome contains the following:
- a CDS encoding nucleotidyltransferase-like protein: MDYILRSIYQERASQPETLGVILVNKREDQINLTDTFDTILLIIVKEAQLPIFTKHYCYENHKVAMHVITEQLLNKWIYIGKNRRIVDWVFHGKVMFERNEYLSNLKMELEDFSYYGRKIKAGIQFAKLLRSYTEGKEFFQRGDHLDAYHHVVKSLQYLARLSIIENGLYPEVTVWSQVKKLEPSVYKLYEELVTSRESIEKRLELLFLAIEFSMNSKVQSCSEHIMEIMQSKELWTIQDLHNHQELKFYSVELELFIEFLIEKGYIIVERIHSKNESIDHRLYRINDTLK, from the coding sequence ATGGACTATATTCTGCGTTCAATTTATCAAGAACGTGCCAGTCAACCTGAAACCTTGGGAGTAATTCTTGTCAATAAACGGGAAGATCAAATCAACTTGACAGATACATTTGATACGATCCTATTAATCATTGTTAAAGAGGCCCAGTTACCTATTTTTACAAAGCACTATTGCTATGAAAACCATAAAGTCGCTATGCATGTCATTACAGAACAATTGTTGAACAAGTGGATATATATAGGAAAAAACCGGCGAATTGTAGATTGGGTTTTTCATGGGAAAGTGATGTTTGAACGGAATGAATACTTGAGTAATTTAAAAATGGAATTGGAGGATTTTTCTTATTACGGGAGAAAGATCAAAGCCGGCATCCAATTTGCGAAATTATTGAGAAGCTACACTGAAGGGAAGGAATTTTTTCAGCGCGGTGACCATTTGGATGCGTATCATCATGTGGTGAAGTCCCTTCAATATTTGGCCAGATTATCAATTATCGAAAATGGCTTATATCCGGAAGTGACTGTCTGGTCACAGGTGAAAAAATTGGAACCTTCTGTTTATAAATTGTATGAAGAGCTGGTGACAAGCAGAGAATCGATTGAAAAGCGATTGGAGTTATTGTTTTTGGCAATCGAGTTTTCCATGAATTCCAAAGTTCAATCTTGCTCGGAACACATTATGGAAATCATGCAATCAAAGGAACTTTGGACAATTCAAGATTTGCATAATCATCAAGAACTTAAATTTTATTCGGTAGAATTGGAGCTTTTCATTGAATTTTTAATTGAAAAAGGATATATTATTGTTGAGAGAATTCATTCCAAAAATGAATCTATCGATCATCGCCTTTATAGAATCAATGATACTTTAAAATAA
- a CDS encoding aromatic acid exporter family protein, producing the protein MQLGARVLKTGVAIVFALFLAELLKLPSPVFAGIAAIFAIQPSIYRSYLTIVEQVQGNLIGAVIAILFGIFFGHHIVAIGIAAIIVIGIMLKLKLNSSLSLALVTLVAIMVYESGNFLEFSVIRFATVMVGVFAAFIVNMVFLPPRYEVKLFKQIQSLQDDIIRWTRLAIRGASEHVSMKNALNKFQKRLSEIESMYVLYKEERQYSKKKRHSQMRKLVVYRQMITTTKKSFELLVRLHKHENEIAHLPATFRTMLQERLDFLLTYHEQLLLKYTGKLRPEHSKWTVDKKHLNRSEVMERLIEQIAIEKQREGEEEFSSYHLFYIFSRILDYEENLEHLDTLIVSFQNFHGKDLNEDLEEQFY; encoded by the coding sequence ATGCAGTTAGGCGCCCGAGTATTAAAAACAGGAGTCGCAATCGTTTTTGCATTATTTTTGGCGGAGCTTTTGAAGCTTCCATCACCCGTTTTCGCCGGAATCGCTGCCATCTTTGCCATTCAGCCCTCCATCTATCGTTCTTATTTGACGATTGTGGAACAAGTGCAGGGGAACCTGATTGGAGCGGTTATTGCCATTTTATTCGGGATATTTTTCGGCCACCATATTGTCGCCATCGGGATTGCAGCCATTATTGTCATCGGAATCATGCTGAAATTGAAATTGAATTCATCCCTTTCTTTGGCCCTCGTGACCCTTGTGGCCATCATGGTATATGAAAGCGGCAACTTTTTGGAATTCAGCGTCATCCGATTTGCCACGGTCATGGTCGGGGTATTCGCGGCGTTTATTGTGAATATGGTTTTCCTGCCGCCGCGGTATGAGGTTAAGTTATTCAAGCAAATCCAATCGCTTCAGGATGATATTATCCGATGGACGAGATTGGCCATTCGGGGAGCATCTGAGCATGTATCGATGAAAAACGCTTTGAACAAATTTCAAAAGCGGCTTTCCGAGATTGAATCAATGTATGTTTTATATAAGGAAGAGAGGCAATACAGCAAAAAGAAGCGCCATAGCCAGATGCGCAAACTCGTTGTGTATCGCCAAATGATCACCACAACGAAAAAAAGCTTCGAGCTGTTGGTGAGGCTTCATAAACATGAAAATGAAATCGCCCATCTGCCTGCCACCTTTAGAACGATGCTTCAAGAGAGGCTTGATTTTTTGCTCACGTATCATGAACAGCTATTGTTGAAATATACGGGGAAACTTCGGCCGGAACATTCCAAATGGACGGTGGATAAAAAACATTTAAACCGCTCGGAAGTGATGGAGCGGTTAATCGAACAAATCGCCATCGAGAAGCAGCGGGAAGGCGAAGAAGAATTTTCAAGCTACCATTTGTTCTATATTTTTTCGAGAATTCTTGATTATGAGGAAAATCTGGAGCATCTCGACACATTGATCGTCTCATTCCAAAACTTTCATGGCAAAGACCTCAACGAAGACTTGGAAGAACAATTTTATTGA
- a CDS encoding glutamate-1-semialdehyde 2,1-aminomutase produces MIHTKSEEIYQEALKHIVGGVNSPSRSYKAVGGGAPVVMAKGKGPYFWDVDGNRYIDYLAGYGPIITGFGHPHIAEAIKLAADTGVLFGTPTEHEVKFAKMLKDAIPSLDKVRFTNSGTEAVMTTVRVARAYTGRTKIIKFEGCYHGHFDQVLVAAGSGPATLGSPDSAGVPQTVATEVITVPYNDTEHLQLAMDKWGEEVAAILVEPIVGNFGMVMPKPGFLEYIHKVAKEYGALVIYDEVITGFRFHYGGAQNMLGFTPDLTAMGKIIGGGLPIGAYGGRKEIMDTVAPLGPAYQAGTMAGNPASMLAGIACLEVLQTPGVYEEMDRLGAMLEKGILDAAEKHGITITVNRIKGALTVYFTDQKVENYKQAEQSDGEMFGRFFKLMLSRGINLAPSKFEAWFLTTEHKEQDILETIDAVDYAFSQLK; encoded by the coding sequence ATGATTCACACAAAATCTGAAGAAATTTATCAAGAAGCGCTAAAACATATCGTGGGTGGGGTGAACAGCCCTTCCCGCTCCTATAAAGCGGTTGGCGGTGGCGCACCAGTTGTGATGGCAAAAGGAAAAGGCCCATATTTTTGGGATGTGGACGGCAACCGTTACATCGACTATTTGGCAGGATATGGACCAATCATTACAGGATTCGGCCATCCGCACATTGCGGAAGCCATCAAACTTGCGGCTGACACAGGCGTGCTTTTCGGAACTCCAACCGAGCACGAAGTAAAATTTGCTAAAATGTTGAAAGATGCGATTCCATCGTTGGATAAAGTGCGTTTTACCAACTCAGGCACAGAAGCGGTGATGACGACGGTCCGCGTAGCCCGCGCCTATACGGGACGGACAAAAATCATCAAATTTGAAGGCTGCTATCATGGACATTTCGACCAAGTATTGGTTGCAGCAGGATCCGGTCCGGCCACCCTCGGTTCACCTGACTCAGCCGGTGTTCCTCAAACCGTGGCAACAGAAGTGATTACGGTTCCTTACAACGACACAGAACACTTGCAACTCGCAATGGACAAATGGGGGGAAGAAGTGGCAGCCATCTTGGTGGAGCCGATCGTCGGAAACTTCGGTATGGTCATGCCTAAACCGGGCTTTTTGGAATATATTCATAAAGTGGCCAAAGAATACGGAGCCCTTGTGATATATGATGAAGTGATCACCGGATTCCGTTTCCATTATGGTGGAGCGCAAAATATGCTTGGTTTTACACCGGATTTGACGGCAATGGGGAAAATTATCGGCGGTGGTCTTCCAATTGGCGCTTATGGCGGCCGCAAAGAAATCATGGATACCGTCGCACCATTAGGTCCAGCCTATCAAGCGGGAACAATGGCCGGCAACCCTGCATCCATGCTTGCGGGTATTGCTTGCTTGGAAGTGCTGCAAACACCGGGGGTATATGAAGAAATGGACCGGTTAGGTGCCATGCTTGAAAAAGGCATTTTGGATGCCGCAGAAAAACATGGCATTACAATCACGGTAAATCGCATCAAAGGTGCCCTTACTGTGTACTTTACCGATCAAAAAGTGGAAAATTATAAACAAGCGGAACAATCCGACGGCGAAATGTTTGGCCGCTTCTTTAAATTGATGCTTTCAAGAGGAATCAACTTGGCTCCTTCCAAATTCGAAGCCTGGTTCTTGACAACGGAACACAAGGAACAAGATATTCTTGAAACAATCGATGCGGTGGATTACGCATTTTCACAATTGAAATGA
- the perR gene encoding peroxide-responsive transcriptional repressor PerR → MSELQLKNALDTLKATGVRITPQRHAILEYLINSMTHPTADEIYKSLEGKFPNMSVATVYNNLRVFREAGLVKELTYGDAASRFDFVTNDHYHMICESCGKITDFHYPALKEVEQFASHVTGYKVNSHRLEVYGTCPDCLEQKNKQVL, encoded by the coding sequence ATGTCTGAATTGCAGTTGAAAAATGCTCTAGACACGTTAAAGGCAACGGGCGTAAGAATTACTCCACAACGTCATGCTATACTGGAATATTTGATCAATTCAATGACGCATCCAACTGCCGATGAGATATATAAATCATTAGAAGGTAAATTTCCAAACATGAGTGTTGCGACTGTATACAACAACTTGCGCGTATTCCGCGAGGCCGGTTTGGTCAAGGAATTGACATACGGCGATGCAGCAAGCCGTTTTGATTTCGTAACAAATGATCATTACCATATGATTTGTGAAAGCTGCGGGAAAATCACCGACTTCCACTATCCGGCGTTAAAAGAAGTCGAACAATTTGCATCTCATGTTACTGGATATAAAGTTAATTCTCACCGCCTTGAAGTTTATGGAACTTGCCCTGACTGTCTAGAACAAAAAAATAAGCAAGTGCTGTAA
- the cysK gene encoding cysteine synthase A yields MKLYHSVAELIGNTPIVKLNRLPSPEGANVYMKLESFNPGGSVKDRAAHNMILRAEQEGKLIPGKSTVIEPTSGNTGIGLAMVCAVKGYRCIITMPDNATKERIQLMRAYGAEVHLTPSRLRMQGAIDEAYRIAEKIPDSFIPLQFENEANSDAHRNTTAVEILKAFGDKLDAFVLTAGTGGTITGTGEELKKVLPDLKIYVVEPAGSPVLAGGQPGPHKIPGTGPGFIPKILNTDIYDKILHIKDEDAQNTARRLAREEGILVGASGASSAYFAIQIAKDLPKTANVLCLAPDTGERYLSTDLFE; encoded by the coding sequence ATGAAATTATATCATTCTGTTGCAGAACTTATAGGCAATACACCCATCGTGAAATTAAATAGATTGCCTTCTCCTGAAGGGGCAAACGTATATATGAAGCTGGAATCCTTCAATCCCGGGGGAAGCGTGAAAGACCGCGCTGCCCACAACATGATTCTCCGCGCGGAACAGGAAGGAAAATTAATTCCCGGGAAAAGTACCGTCATTGAACCGACATCCGGGAATACCGGCATCGGCCTTGCCATGGTATGTGCTGTAAAAGGCTACCGATGCATCATTACAATGCCTGATAACGCAACGAAAGAACGTATTCAACTGATGCGGGCTTATGGCGCGGAAGTGCATTTGACACCGAGTCGGTTGCGGATGCAAGGGGCCATCGATGAAGCTTATCGGATCGCGGAAAAGATCCCCGATTCCTTTATACCTTTGCAATTTGAAAACGAAGCCAATTCAGATGCCCACAGAAATACAACCGCTGTTGAAATCTTGAAGGCATTTGGCGACAAATTGGATGCTTTCGTCTTAACCGCGGGAACAGGTGGCACGATTACAGGTACAGGGGAAGAGCTGAAAAAGGTGTTGCCGGATTTGAAAATTTATGTCGTCGAACCGGCCGGATCCCCGGTGCTTGCAGGCGGCCAGCCAGGACCACATAAAATCCCCGGGACAGGCCCAGGGTTCATTCCAAAAATATTAAACACTGACATTTACGATAAAATACTTCATATTAAAGATGAAGATGCCCAAAACACCGCAAGACGCCTCGCCCGTGAAGAAGGCATCCTGGTAGGTGCATCCGGTGCAAGCTCCGCCTACTTTGCCATCCAAATCGCCAAAGACTTGCCGAAAACGGCCAATGTGTTGTGTCTTGCACCTGATACTGGTGAACGGTATTTGTCTACGGATTTGTTTGAATAA
- a CDS encoding D-2-hydroxyacid dehydrogenase, producing the protein MRVYFTFDPRPDLKDSLVKDFPEVDFVFHKKIDEEELAKAEVLVTYGEDLDDEKIKIAQKMEWIFVASAGIEKMPHRAIAERGIVVSNVRGIHKKPMAESILAHLLSIKRALPFIYKNQQERIWSQKTKLYELNGSTALILGPGAIGGEVGRMLQAFDVYTIGLNRNGESAPYMNETHTIDKLKDLLPKADIVISILPSTNETRYLLTYEDFTLMKDSCIFMNFGRGDLVRTEDLIKALEEKQIFHAVLDVYEEEPLPRDSKLWEMDNVTISPHISSRSSRYLERSFEIFKPSLRKWMNGERDIENKMDILRGY; encoded by the coding sequence ATGAGAGTTTATTTCACTTTTGATCCAAGACCGGATTTGAAAGATTCATTGGTAAAAGATTTTCCGGAAGTTGACTTCGTTTTTCATAAAAAAATTGATGAGGAAGAATTGGCGAAAGCGGAAGTGCTTGTGACTTACGGGGAAGATTTGGATGATGAAAAAATCAAGATTGCCCAAAAAATGGAATGGATTTTTGTCGCTTCCGCCGGGATTGAAAAAATGCCGCACCGGGCCATTGCCGAACGGGGCATTGTCGTTTCCAATGTGCGCGGCATACATAAAAAACCGATGGCGGAATCGATTCTTGCACATCTTCTTTCCATTAAAAGGGCGCTGCCATTCATTTATAAAAATCAGCAAGAAAGAATTTGGAGCCAGAAGACCAAATTGTACGAATTAAATGGTTCAACCGCCCTGATTTTAGGTCCGGGGGCTATTGGCGGAGAAGTGGGGCGCATGCTTCAGGCGTTTGATGTCTATACGATCGGACTCAACCGCAACGGGGAAAGTGCGCCTTATATGAACGAAACACATACAATCGATAAGTTGAAAGACCTGTTGCCGAAAGCGGATATCGTCATCTCCATTCTGCCAAGCACAAATGAAACAAGATATTTGTTGACTTATGAAGACTTCACATTAATGAAAGACAGTTGCATCTTTATGAATTTCGGCCGTGGAGATTTGGTCAGAACGGAAGATTTGATCAAAGCGTTGGAGGAAAAGCAAATTTTCCATGCGGTGTTGGATGTGTATGAAGAAGAGCCGCTGCCAAGGGACAGCAAGCTTTGGGAAATGGATAACGTAACGATTTCTCCGCATATTTCAAGCCGTTCTTCCAGATATTTGGAGCGCAGTTTTGAAATATTCAAACCGAGCTTAAGAAAATGGATGAACGGCGAACGGGATATCGAAAACAAGATGGACATATTGAGGGGATATTAA
- the bcp gene encoding thioredoxin-dependent thiol peroxidase yields the protein MSESLVNKKAPEFTLMNEKGEPVSLSDFIGKKIVLYFYPKDMTPGCTTEACDFRDHYESFADLNAVILGVSTDSAERHQKFIEKYDLPFSLLVDENHEVCEKYGVWVLKKNYGKEYMGIERSTFLIDENGVVIKEWRKVRVKNHIEEVLNYLREIEGE from the coding sequence ATGAGCGAATCTTTAGTGAATAAAAAAGCGCCGGAATTTACTCTTATGAATGAAAAAGGGGAACCGGTCAGCCTCAGTGATTTTATAGGAAAGAAAATTGTTCTTTACTTTTATCCAAAAGATATGACGCCAGGGTGCACAACGGAAGCCTGTGATTTCCGCGACCATTATGAGTCTTTCGCGGACCTGAACGCGGTCATTTTGGGGGTAAGTACAGATTCGGCGGAAAGGCACCAAAAATTTATTGAAAAATACGATTTGCCCTTCTCCTTATTGGTTGATGAGAATCATGAAGTATGCGAAAAATACGGCGTTTGGGTGTTGAAGAAAAATTATGGCAAAGAATACATGGGGATTGAACGTTCAACATTTCTGATTGATGAAAATGGGGTTGTCATCAAGGAATGGAGAAAAGTCCGCGTGAAAAATCATATTGAAGAAGTATTGAATTATTTGAGGGAAATCGAAGGGGAGTAA
- a CDS encoding ABC transporter permease — MAEVATKQMEVIEDKVSSPWKEALRTFLRSKSAVAGTIIVLLFILVALFAPVIAPEGINEQKLGDPSTHLVPPSSEFWFGTDEFGRDIFSRVVWGAQISLTVGFGAVVLSAILGSFLGIIAGYYGRWVDTIISRFFDILLAFPSILLAIAIVSILGSSLQNALIAIAIVNVPNFGRLIRSKVLSVKEEEYITAAKAIGMKDSRILLRHVLPNSFAPVIVQGTLAIATAIIEAAALSFLGLGAEPPQPEWGKMLADARIYLMNAPWTMIFPGLAIMLTVLGFNLMGDGLRDALDPKMKN, encoded by the coding sequence ATGGCAGAAGTAGCAACAAAACAAATGGAAGTAATTGAGGATAAAGTGTCGTCTCCTTGGAAAGAAGCTTTGCGCACTTTTCTGCGAAGCAAATCGGCTGTAGCGGGAACCATCATCGTTTTATTGTTCATACTGGTTGCCCTTTTTGCTCCCGTAATTGCGCCTGAAGGGATCAACGAGCAAAAATTGGGAGATCCAAGTACGCATTTAGTACCTCCTTCAAGTGAATTTTGGTTCGGAACAGATGAATTTGGAAGGGACATCTTTTCGCGGGTTGTATGGGGGGCGCAAATTTCTTTGACGGTCGGTTTCGGTGCGGTTGTTTTATCCGCGATTCTGGGAAGTTTCCTTGGAATCATAGCCGGTTATTATGGCCGTTGGGTGGATACGATCATTTCAAGATTCTTTGATATTTTGCTTGCATTCCCAAGCATCCTGCTTGCAATCGCGATTGTTTCCATTTTGGGAAGTTCATTGCAAAATGCATTAATTGCAATTGCAATCGTCAATGTGCCAAACTTTGGGAGATTGATCCGTTCCAAAGTGTTGAGTGTAAAAGAAGAGGAGTATATTACAGCAGCCAAAGCCATTGGAATGAAGGATTCCAGAATATTGCTTCGGCATGTGCTGCCCAACTCTTTTGCACCGGTCATCGTTCAAGGTACATTAGCGATTGCGACTGCAATTATTGAAGCGGCGGCCCTCAGCTTCCTGGGCTTAGGAGCGGAACCACCGCAACCGGAGTGGGGGAAAATGCTTGCCGATGCGAGGATTTATTTGATGAATGCACCTTGGACAATGATTTTCCCTGGACTTGCCATCATGTTGACCGTGCTCGGCTTTAACTTGATGGGTGACGGATTGAGGGATGCCCTCGATCCGAAAATGAAAAACTAA
- a CDS encoding ABC transporter permease, whose amino-acid sequence MLHYIGRRLLQLIPVLLGMTFIVFLIIRAIPGDPAQVILGQQANKETVEALRESLGLNNPWYVQYFDYLKGLLTGDLGVSLRTNQPISSEIWPYLAATFELAFFAMFIAVVIGMNAGIISAWFQNTWFDYLAMVLALIGVSIPVFWLGLLEQWMFSINLGWFPTSGREEVRDPITAITHFYLIDTLIQGRFDQFGTVVKHLFLPGLALATIPMAIIARMTRSSMLEVMRSDYIRTARAKGQKMFVVVYKHALKNAIIPILTVIGLQTGLLLGGAILTETIFSWPGIGRYIYEAIGFRDYPVIQSGILVVAFLFVMINFIVDILYSVIDKRIKYS is encoded by the coding sequence ATGCTTCATTACATAGGGCGAAGATTATTGCAGCTAATCCCTGTGCTTTTAGGAATGACCTTCATCGTATTTTTGATTATTCGTGCAATCCCTGGGGATCCGGCCCAAGTGATTTTAGGACAACAGGCAAACAAAGAAACAGTCGAAGCATTGAGAGAAAGTTTGGGGCTGAATAACCCGTGGTATGTTCAGTATTTCGATTATTTGAAAGGATTGCTTACAGGCGATTTAGGAGTATCCCTCCGAACAAACCAGCCAATCTCTTCCGAAATATGGCCTTATCTTGCCGCAACTTTTGAGTTGGCATTTTTTGCGATGTTTATCGCCGTTGTCATTGGAATGAATGCGGGCATTATTTCAGCCTGGTTCCAAAATACCTGGTTTGACTATTTAGCGATGGTTCTTGCGTTGATCGGTGTATCCATTCCGGTGTTTTGGCTTGGTTTGCTGGAACAATGGATGTTCAGTATCAATTTAGGATGGTTTCCGACTTCCGGACGGGAAGAAGTGCGTGATCCCATCACGGCGATTACCCATTTTTATTTGATTGATACATTGATTCAAGGCAGATTTGACCAATTCGGAACAGTCGTCAAGCATCTGTTCCTGCCGGGATTGGCCCTTGCCACAATTCCGATGGCGATTATTGCGCGTATGACCCGTTCTTCCATGCTTGAAGTGATGCGTTCAGACTATATACGCACTGCCCGGGCAAAGGGGCAGAAAATGTTTGTTGTCGTTTATAAGCATGCTTTAAAAAATGCAATTATTCCAATTTTAACAGTCATCGGTTTGCAAACAGGTTTGCTTTTAGGAGGAGCGATCCTGACGGAGACAATCTTCAGCTGGCCGGGAATTGGTCGCTACATTTATGAAGCCATTGGATTCAGGGACTATCCGGTCATTCAATCGGGCATTTTGGTGGTGGCATTCTTATTCGTCATGATTAACTTCATTGTCGATATCCTATATTCAGTCATCGATAAGCGGATCAAGTACAGCTAG
- a CDS encoding YgzB family protein: MKKRYSSKINKIRSFALALIFVGFIVMYGAVFFKNNVVLVLIFMCLGLLCIIASTVVYLWIGMLSTRAVKVVCPGCGKETKMLGRVDICMHCNEPLTLDPALEGKEFNEEYNRKSKK, translated from the coding sequence ATGAAAAAAAGATATTCAAGCAAAATCAATAAAATACGTTCCTTCGCACTTGCACTCATTTTCGTCGGATTTATCGTCATGTACGGTGCCGTGTTTTTCAAAAATAACGTCGTGTTAGTGCTTATTTTTATGTGTTTGGGTTTATTATGCATCATCGCCAGCACAGTCGTATACCTTTGGATAGGAATGTTATCCACCCGGGCAGTGAAAGTTGTCTGTCCAGGCTGCGGCAAAGAGACGAAAATGCTGGGACGCGTGGATATTTGCATGCATTGCAATGAACCGTTGACTTTGGATCCGGCACTGGAAGGCAAAGAATTCAACGAAGAATACAATAGAAAATCGAAAAAATAA